The following proteins come from a genomic window of Diorhabda carinulata isolate Delta chromosome X, icDioCari1.1, whole genome shotgun sequence:
- the LOC130901359 gene encoding vasoactive intestinal polypeptide receptor 1-like isoform X2: MTNFTSQEQVLNYLKTLCYSNYTKNEFNAEIMCEKVFDDLFCWPATKAGEVAVLNCSGELLKSSKEGIVTRQCTENGTWHIPHGVKSPYSNTTQCGEFFVNLGIVSIEDDSIYLQWLPIIKEISYCGYSLSIISLILSIYIFTSIKLHCSRNNLHINLFISFILRAFMSVIKDSAFIRGSVFPWDVTYDKYGRPELQINYNYSWVCKAFISLRYYCIVSNFMFMLMEGVYLHNLMFLKFISDQHGVINYCILGWGLPIFFIVPWIVFRVLYENLMCWTRKENIYISLFIDVPIGITVVINFVLFLVIVKVLFIKLNDVCIQQKKFKYRKLLKDTLILIPLFGVPYVFSLLMSFYIDDNAVLEIFFLFFDQSFAAFQGFFASMVYCLLNAEVQTEIKRKYSLIKDKNDKEFRRSRTISNTQQISLNIFDDTPDTERIFTKENNQI, from the exons atgacGAACTTTACATCGCAAGAACAAGTTTTGAACTACCTTAAAACTTTATGTTATTCTAATTATacgaaaaatgaatttaatgcTGAAATTATGTGcgaaaaagtttttgatgatCTTTTTTGCTGGCCGGCTACTAAAGCTGGGGAAGTAGCAGTGTTAAATTGTTCGGGGGAATTATTAAAATCGTCCAAAGAG ggaATAGTTACACGTCAATGTACTGAAAACGGTACTTGGCATATACCGCACGGCGTTAAATCGCCATATTCGAACACCACGCAATGCGGAGAATTTTTCGTAAATCTCGGTATAGTATCTATCGAGGACGATTCGATTTATTTACAATGGTTACcgataataaaagaaatttccTATTGTGGTTATTCTTTATCTATAATATCGCtaatattatctatttatatatttacaagtATAAA GTTACATTGTTCGAGAAAcaatttacatataaatttgtttatatcgTTTATACTAAGGGCGTTTATGTCAGTTATAAAGGATAGTGCCTTTATTAGAGGTTCAGTTTTCCCTTGGGATGTCACGTACGATAAATACGGCAGACCGGAATTACAAATCAATTACAATTAT tCTTGGGTTTGTAAGGCTTTTATAAGTTTACGCTATTATTGCATCGTATCgaattttatgtttatgttaaTGGAAGGTGTGTATCTgcataatttgatgtttttgaaatttatttccgaTCAACACGGTGtgattaattattgtattttagGTTGGG GATTACCGATTTTCTTTATAGTTCCTTGGATAGTCTTTAGGGTTTTGTATGAGAATTTGATGTGTTGGACGAGGAaagaaaacatttatatttcgttatttatTGATGTCCCCATAGGTATTACAGTTGTG ataaattttgtaCTATTTCTTGTTATTGTTAAAGTTTTGTTTATCAAATTGAACGACGTGTGTATTcagcaaaaaaaattcaaatatag GAAATTACTGAAAGATACTTTGATATTGATTCCGCTCTTTGGAGTTCCTTACGTATTTTCCCTATTAATGTCGTTTTATATTGATGATAACGCTGTTTtggagatattttttttattttttgatcaatCTTTCGCAGCGTTTcag GGATTTTTCGCTTCGATGGTTTACTGCCTTTTAAACGCCGAAGTACAAACGGAAATCAAAAGGAAATACAGTTTAATAAAAGACAAAAACGACAAGGAATTTCGAAGGAGTCGAACTATATCGAACACCCAACAAATTTCCTTAAACATATTCGACGATACTCCAGACACAGAACGAATTTTCAccaaagaaaataatcaaatatga
- the LOC130901359 gene encoding vasoactive intestinal polypeptide receptor 1-like isoform X1: protein MTNFTSQEQVLNYLKTLCYSNYTKNEFNAEIMCEKVFDDLFCWPATKAGEVAVLNCSGELLKSSKEGIVTRQCTENGTWHIPHGVKSPYSNTTQCGEFFVNLGIVSIEDDSIYLQWLPIIKEISYCGYSLSIISLILSIYIFTSIKRLHCSRNNLHINLFISFILRAFMSVIKDSAFIRGSVFPWDVTYDKYGRPELQINYNYSWVCKAFISLRYYCIVSNFMFMLMEGVYLHNLMFLKFISDQHGVINYCILGWGLPIFFIVPWIVFRVLYENLMCWTRKENIYISLFIDVPIGITVVINFVLFLVIVKVLFIKLNDVCIQQKKFKYRKLLKDTLILIPLFGVPYVFSLLMSFYIDDNAVLEIFFLFFDQSFAAFQGFFASMVYCLLNAEVQTEIKRKYSLIKDKNDKEFRRSRTISNTQQISLNIFDDTPDTERIFTKENNQI, encoded by the exons atgacGAACTTTACATCGCAAGAACAAGTTTTGAACTACCTTAAAACTTTATGTTATTCTAATTATacgaaaaatgaatttaatgcTGAAATTATGTGcgaaaaagtttttgatgatCTTTTTTGCTGGCCGGCTACTAAAGCTGGGGAAGTAGCAGTGTTAAATTGTTCGGGGGAATTATTAAAATCGTCCAAAGAG ggaATAGTTACACGTCAATGTACTGAAAACGGTACTTGGCATATACCGCACGGCGTTAAATCGCCATATTCGAACACCACGCAATGCGGAGAATTTTTCGTAAATCTCGGTATAGTATCTATCGAGGACGATTCGATTTATTTACAATGGTTACcgataataaaagaaatttccTATTGTGGTTATTCTTTATCTATAATATCGCtaatattatctatttatatatttacaagtATAAA GAGGTTACATTGTTCGAGAAAcaatttacatataaatttgtttatatcgTTTATACTAAGGGCGTTTATGTCAGTTATAAAGGATAGTGCCTTTATTAGAGGTTCAGTTTTCCCTTGGGATGTCACGTACGATAAATACGGCAGACCGGAATTACAAATCAATTACAATTAT tCTTGGGTTTGTAAGGCTTTTATAAGTTTACGCTATTATTGCATCGTATCgaattttatgtttatgttaaTGGAAGGTGTGTATCTgcataatttgatgtttttgaaatttatttccgaTCAACACGGTGtgattaattattgtattttagGTTGGG GATTACCGATTTTCTTTATAGTTCCTTGGATAGTCTTTAGGGTTTTGTATGAGAATTTGATGTGTTGGACGAGGAaagaaaacatttatatttcgttatttatTGATGTCCCCATAGGTATTACAGTTGTG ataaattttgtaCTATTTCTTGTTATTGTTAAAGTTTTGTTTATCAAATTGAACGACGTGTGTATTcagcaaaaaaaattcaaatatag GAAATTACTGAAAGATACTTTGATATTGATTCCGCTCTTTGGAGTTCCTTACGTATTTTCCCTATTAATGTCGTTTTATATTGATGATAACGCTGTTTtggagatattttttttattttttgatcaatCTTTCGCAGCGTTTcag GGATTTTTCGCTTCGATGGTTTACTGCCTTTTAAACGCCGAAGTACAAACGGAAATCAAAAGGAAATACAGTTTAATAAAAGACAAAAACGACAAGGAATTTCGAAGGAGTCGAACTATATCGAACACCCAACAAATTTCCTTAAACATATTCGACGATACTCCAGACACAGAACGAATTTTCAccaaagaaaataatcaaatatga
- the LOC130901358 gene encoding ribosomal oxygenase 1: protein MFTNRASPISAFAVYNKKIKQTSKGKSKTSQSNGIKQKKKVNEIEPIIPKNLVTIKKNKRKNKLKNDIKLNLIAIQESITSNKSKEIEVKKTKIQKKLDKNTSEVEDVPPTLVPIHIPDTEIVIEKGISELNKTDPTPDGLKVFKWLISPVTPARFFEKYWETDVLHIQHCNKNYYTDILTTHRLDGIFREFPLYYTKNVDVVSYENGVKEIHNEEGKVIASVLYDYYTNGCSIRVLNPHTYDQKVHLLISNLQEYFGAMVGANIYLTPPDSQGFAPHYDDIEAFVIQLEGRKHWKLYKPKNSDVLARYSSPNLKHEDIGEPFMEVTLNAGDLLYFPRGTIHEGRTDPEAHSFHITISVYQHTSYADLLEHALPDALKLAASEDMEFRKGLPLNYLKHVGYVNKGDKSKERKRIMQNVEKLLESLKKYVDVDGAADQLGRKFMYDSMPPILSKQEVNYTSKCDGDYMKDGKIFNRVEIDMDTEIRLLRYHCIRLVIEQDSPKIYYNTENAKYYHGEEEQYLIIDHNLTPCIKALQTNYPKFLKVDDLPVIDGDDAIKAQLVSDLWERGLLVTNGHLGTISDDENSVC from the exons ATGTTTACGAATAGAGCGTCGCCGATTTCAGCGTTTGcagtatacaataaaaaaatcaaacaaacatCTAAAGGAAAATCCAAAACTAGTCAATCAAATggaattaaacagaaaaaaaaggTAAACGAAATAGAACCCATTATACCAAAAAATCTTGTtactattaagaaaaataaacgtaaaaataaattaaaaaatgatataaaattaaatctaatcGCTATACAAGAATCAATAACCTCTAATAAATCTAAAGAAATTGAAGTTAAAAAAAcgaagatacaaaaaaaattagataaaaatacgTCCGAAGTTGAAGATGTACCGCCAACGTTGGTACCAATCCATATTCCAGATACAGAAATAGTGATAGAAAAAGGTATTTCGGAATTGAACAAGACCGATCCAACACCAGACGGACTAAAAGTCTTCAAATGGCTCATATCTCCAGTAACCCCGGcacgatttttcgaaaaatattggGAAACCGACGTGTTACACATACAACACTGTAACAAAAACTACTACACTGATATTTTAACCACGCACAGATTAGACGGGATTTTTAGAGAATTTCCTTTGTATTACACGAAAAACGTCGACGTCGTTTCTTACGAAAATGGCGTAAAGGAAATCCATAACGAAGAAGGAAAAGTAATAGCGTCCGTTTTGTACGATTATTACACCAACGGTTGTAGTATTAGAGTCTTAAACCCTCACACTTATGATCAAAAAGTACATTTATTGATATCGAATTTGCAAGAATACTTCGGGGCGATGGTTGGAgctaatatatatttaacacCGCCTGATAGTCAAGGTTTTGCCCCTCATTATGATGATATTGAAGCTTTCGTGATACAATTAGAAGGAAGAAAACATTGGAAATTGTATAAACCCAA AAATAGTGACGTTTTGGCGAGATATTCAAGTCCGAATTTAAAACATGAAGATATAGGAGAACCTTTCATGGAAGTAACCTTAAATGCAGGTGATTTACTATATTTTCCAAGGGGAACTATCCACGAGGGTAGAACCGATCCAGAGGCTCATTCTTTCCATATAACTATATCTGTTTACCAACATACTTCTTATGCTGATTTATTAGAACATGCACTACCAGATGCGTTGAAACTAGCAGCTTCAGAAGACATGGAATTTAG GAAAGGACTTCCTCTCAATTATCTTAAACATGTTGGATATGTGAATAAAGGGGATAAATCAAAGGAGAGGAAAAGGATAATGCAGAATGTGGAAAAGTTGTTAGagagtttgaaaaaatatgttgatgtgGACGGAGCAGCTGATCAATTGGGAAGAAAGTTCATGTATGATTCCATGCCACCGATTTTATCTAAACAAGAAGTTAATTATACGTCGAAATGTGACGGGGATTATATGAAAGATGGGAAAATATTTAACAG GGTAGAAATCGATATGGACACCGAAATAAGATTACTCAGATATCATTGTATCCGTCTAGTTATCGAACAAGATTCCccgaaaatttattacaataccGAAAATGCAAAATACTATCACGGAGAAGAAGAACAATACTTAATAATCGATCACAATTTGACACCCTGCATCAAAGCGTTACAAACGAATTATccgaaatttttaaaagtagaTGATCTACCCGTCATCGACGGCGACGACGCCATCAAAGCTCAATTAGTGTCCGATCTATGGGAGAGGGGTTTGTTAGTGACCAACGGACATTTGGGGACAATTTCTGATGACGAAAACAGCGTTtgttaa